In the Paralichthys olivaceus isolate ysfri-2021 chromosome 17, ASM2471397v2, whole genome shotgun sequence genome, one interval contains:
- the commd3 gene encoding COMM domain-containing protein 3 — protein MELSESVQRGLRSLAEPSCFDHTVFPVLLDVSFRSLLSAHGDPGVLDQPEMQHIDRVLLKQSHAAAATFILEATKHNADRSTISSCLEELNFSAERIEIFYNTYQTHKKELGRLLASIGRRAPHVNDVSWRLQYHIKNGQVDKVNEPSYLISLNTENEGSPEDVNFTCTMEQLQDLVGKLKDAAKSVEKASQM, from the exons ATGGAGTTGTCTGAGTCTGTGCAGAGAGGGCTGCGCTCCCTCGCCGAGCCGTCCTGCTTCGACCACACCGTCTTCCCGGTGCTGCTGGACGTCTCTTTCCGTAGCCTGCTGTCGGCACACGGTGACCCAGGAGTCCTCG ATCAGCCCGAGATGCAGCACATCGACCGGGTCCTGCTGAAGCAGAGCCACGCTGCAGCAGCCACCTTCATCCTGGAGGCGACCAAACACAACGCAGACAGGTCCACGATCAG CTCCTGCCTTGAAGAACTCAACTTCAGTGCAGAAAGAATAGAGATATTCTATAACACCTATCAG acaCATAAAAAAGAACTGGGACGTCTATTAGCAAG CATAGGAAGGCGAGCCCCTCACGTTAACGACGTCTCCTGGCGTCTGCAATACCACATAAAG AACGGACAGGTCGATAAGGTCAACGAGCCTTCCTACTTGATCTCACTGAACACTGAG AATGAAGGATCCCCGGAAGATGTAAACTTCACATGCACAATGGAGCAGCTACAG GATTTGGTGGGGAAGTTGAAAGACGCCGCTAAGAGTGTGGAGAAAGCCAGTCAGATGTGA
- the bmi1a gene encoding polycomb complex protein BMI-1-A, whose translation MHRTTRIKITELNPHLMCVLCGGYFIDATTIIECLHSFCKMCIVRYLETSKYCPICDVQVHKTKPLLNIRSDKTLQDIVYKLVPGLFKNEMKRRRDFYADHPVDASNGSNEDRGEVADEDKRIITDDEIISLSIEFFDQSRLGGGVEDKQSKDQVANKRYLQCPAAMTVMHLRKFLRSKMDIPSTYQVEVMYEEEPLKDYYTLMDIAYIYTWRRNGPLPLKYRVRPNCKKMKVSHAQQEGQNSASRSGPESDSASDKAGSPAGAPSTSSSLPSPGTPAQSPHPQLPHGANNVNGTPAAATAAPPTPSRAFTQFGSGAATTKPRKVSLNGSSTSSG comes from the exons ATGCATCGAACGACCAGGATAAAGATCACCGAGCTCAACCCTCACCTCATGTGCGTCCTGTGTGGAGGGTACTTCATAGACGCAACCACCATCATCGAATGTCTTCACTCAT TCTGCAAGATGTGCATTGTGCGCTACCTGGAAACCAGTAAATACTGTCCCATCTGTGACGTACAAGTGCATAAAACCAAGCCTCTGCTAAACATCAG GTCTGATAAAACTCTGCAGGACATTGTGTACAAGCTGGTCCCCGGCCTCTTCAAAA AtgaaatgaagaggaggagagactttTATGCCGACCACCCTGTAGACG cctCTAACGGCTCAAACGAGGACCGCGGGGAGGTGGCAGACGAGGACAAGAGAATCATTACAGATGATGAGATCATCAGCCTCTCTATTGAGTTCTTTGACCAGAGCAG GCTGGGAGGTGGCGTGGAGGACAAACAGTCTAAAGATCAG GTGGCTAACAAGAGGTACCTGCAGTGTCCAGCAGCTATGACGGTCATGCACCTGAGGAAGTTCCTGCGAAGTAAAATGGACATCCCCAGTACCTACCAG gTTGAAGTCATGTATGAAGAAGAGCCTCTGAAAGATTACTACACGTTAATGGATATAGCATATATCTATACTTGGAGAAGG AATGGCCCGTTGCCTCTGAAGTACCGAGTCCGACCCAACTGTAAGAAGATGAAGGTGAGCCACGCGCAGCAGGAAGGCCAGAACAGCGCGAGCAGATCCGGTCCAGAGAGCGACTCCGCCAGCGACAAAGCCGGAAGTCCCGCCGGGGCTCCGTCCACGTCCTCCTCGCTGCCGAGCCCCGGCACACCCGCCCAGTCCCCGCACCCGCAGCTACCGCACGGCGCCAACAACGTCAACGGGACCCCAGCCGCTGCCACCGCCGCCCCTCCGACCCCCAGCCGCGCCTTCACCCAGTTTGGTAGCGGCGCCGCCACCACCAAACCCCGGAAGGTTTCCCTGAACGGCTCGTCGACTTCCTCCGGATGA